The proteins below come from a single Dinghuibacter silviterrae genomic window:
- a CDS encoding carboxypeptidase M32: MPDLYAQYVEKLQRVADLRYSAAVLQWDQETYMPPKGEGARARQLATLSELAHERFTGEEMGALLRSLGGANGLNPCEARNVALSLEDYTREQKLPSDFVRTLSAATSAAFQAWIASREANDFSVFAPHLDKLVTLKRQEADLKGYEGHPYNALLNDYEKGATVAWLDGLFGALTAPLKALLDEIGRAPQVDSRALHGHFPKAQQWSWGLDLLHRMGLDKTAFRQDLSEHPFTTNFASTDVRVTTRISETDFTSMTWSCIHEGGHALYEQGLPAEEYGLPLGEPCSLSIHESQSRLWENNLGRSLAFWEGLWPVLTSYFPGTFGSAETFYKGINRVEPSLIRTEADELTYHFHILIRYELEKALIGGTLSVRDIPEYWAASYHKYLGLKVPDDRRGCLQDVHWSHGSFGYFPTYTLGSLYAAQLFKACVRETPGLDAGIRAGDYSLLLKWLREKIHRHGRFFLSNDLCKEATGEGLDAEVFLAYARDKYRDIYGHA, encoded by the coding sequence ATGCCTGACTTGTACGCGCAATACGTCGAAAAACTCCAGCGGGTGGCCGATCTCCGTTACAGCGCCGCCGTTCTCCAATGGGACCAGGAAACCTATATGCCCCCCAAGGGCGAGGGGGCGCGGGCGCGCCAGTTGGCTACGCTGAGCGAGTTGGCGCACGAGCGCTTTACGGGAGAGGAGATGGGGGCGTTGCTGCGCTCGCTCGGCGGGGCGAACGGGCTCAACCCGTGCGAAGCGCGGAACGTCGCGCTGAGTCTTGAAGACTACACGCGCGAACAAAAACTCCCCTCGGACTTCGTCCGCACCCTTTCCGCGGCGACCAGCGCCGCTTTTCAGGCATGGATCGCCTCCAGGGAGGCCAATGACTTTTCGGTTTTTGCACCCCACCTGGACAAGTTGGTGACCCTCAAACGGCAGGAGGCGGACCTCAAAGGATACGAGGGGCATCCGTACAATGCGCTTTTGAACGATTACGAAAAAGGGGCCACGGTGGCCTGGCTGGACGGCCTTTTTGGTGCGCTGACCGCGCCCCTCAAGGCGCTCCTGGACGAGATCGGCCGGGCGCCGCAGGTGGACAGCAGGGCTTTGCACGGACATTTTCCCAAAGCCCAGCAATGGTCCTGGGGGCTGGACCTTTTACACCGCATGGGGCTGGACAAAACCGCCTTCCGGCAGGACCTGTCGGAACACCCTTTTACGACCAACTTCGCCTCGACGGACGTCCGGGTGACGACGCGGATCAGCGAAACCGATTTTACCTCCATGACCTGGAGCTGTATCCACGAGGGTGGGCACGCCTTGTATGAACAGGGACTCCCCGCGGAGGAATACGGGTTGCCGCTGGGCGAACCCTGTTCCTTGTCGATCCACGAGTCCCAAAGCCGGCTTTGGGAAAACAACCTCGGCCGCAGCCTGGCCTTCTGGGAGGGGCTTTGGCCCGTGCTGACGTCGTATTTCCCGGGGACCTTCGGGAGCGCGGAAACCTTTTATAAGGGGATCAACCGGGTGGAGCCTTCCCTGATCCGCACAGAGGCGGACGAGCTCACCTATCATTTTCACATCCTGATCCGGTATGAACTGGAAAAGGCCCTGATCGGGGGGACGCTGTCCGTACGGGATATCCCGGAATACTGGGCGGCATCCTATCACAAATACCTGGGGCTGAAGGTCCCCGACGATCGTCGAGGGTGTCTCCAGGACGTCCATTGGAGCCATGGCAGCTTTGGGTATTTCCCGACCTATACCCTGGGGAGCCTGTATGCGGCCCAGCTTTTCAAGGCCTGCGTACGGGAGACACCGGGGTTGGATGCGGGTATCCGGGCGGGGGATTACAGCCTCTTGCTGAAGTGGCTCCGGGAAAAAATCCACCGGCACGGGCGCTTTTTCCTGAGCAACGACCTTTGCAAGGAGGCGACAGGGGAGGGGCTGGACGCGGAGGTTTTCCTGGCGTATGCCCGGGACAAGTACCGGGATATATACGGCCACGCCTAA